The window CCGCTCGGCGGCCACCACTCCGTCGATGCGTACGTCGAAGAGGTGCTCGGCGCCGATCGAGCGCAGCACGTCCCGGCAGTTGGCGCTGGAGGAGACGACGGCGGTGCGCAGCCCGTGGTCGCGGACCCGCTCGACGTAGCGCAGGGTGCCGTCGTAGGCCTCGACGCCGTCGGTGCGGATGAGGTCCAGCAGGATCTCGTTCTTGCGGTTGCCGAGGCCGTGCACGGTGGGGGCGTCGGGCGGGTCGTCGGGGGTGCCCTCGGGGAGGCGGATGTCCCGGGAGGCGAGGAAGGTGCGCACGCCGTCGGCGCGGGGGCGGCCGTCCACGTACCGGTCGTAGTCGGCGGACGGGTCGAAGGGCCGGAAGGCGTCGCCGTCGCGGCGGCGCAGGAACTCGTCGAACGCGCGCCGCCACGCCGCGGCGTGCACGACGGCGGTCCTGGTGATGACCCCGTCGAGGTCGAAGAGGCAGGCGCGGATCCTTTTCGGCAGGCCCAGTTCGGTCGGTCGGGTCGTCTGTGTCATGGGAGGGGGGTTCCCCCCGCGGCGGGGGTCAGTGGCCGGGGCGGGTGAGAAAACGGTCATCGGCGGCTGAGGCTGCCGCCGCCGTGGGCGCGGCCGAGGGCGTGGAGGTGTTCCAGGGCGTCGAGGACGACGGTCCGGTCGTACCAGGCGAGCCACTCGCCGGCCTCGGCGCCCACGACGGACAACTCCTTGGTCTGGGCCCGCGTCAGGCCGCGCAGCGGACGGTCGAGATGGGCGGAGACCATGCCGACGACCAGCCCGGACGAGGTGGTCAGCGGCACGCTGTGGCAGGCGCGGCTGCCCGCGCGCAGGATCGCCTCGCGGGCGTCCTCGGTGAACACCGGGTCCGTCGCCACGTCATGGACGGTGACCTGGGACACGTCCCGCGCGGCCTTGGCGCAGGCGGTGCCGTCGTCGCCGACGTGGGCGAAGAAGTCGACGAAGTCCGCCGTGAGTCCCGTGTGCCGCTCGATGCGCAGTCCGCCCTCCGCGCGGTCGGCGATCTGGACGTTGCCCATGTCGGTGCCGACGACGGCGAGGGTCTGACTGAGGACGGCGGCCAGGACCCCGCCGCGGTTGCCGCGGCGGTCGCGCGCCGCCCCGAAACCGAGGGCCGGCTCCGCGCGCCGGATCCGGCCGGGGAACCACAGGGTGCGGCGATCCTCCGGACGGGGCGCGCCCAGCGCCGCCTCGGCCAGGATGCGCAGCTTGACGTTGTACTGCTGCGAGGCCCGCTGGAGCAGTGCGAAGGCGGACTCGGCGTCCGGCAGGGCATAGCGCTCCCGCAGCATGCCCTGGGCCTCGGCGATCAGGGGGCGGCCGTCCATCCGGGTGCGCAGCTGCCGTACCTCGGCACGCAGCCGCGCCAGTTCCTCCCGGACCTCCTCCTCGT is drawn from Streptomyces bottropensis ATCC 25435 and contains these coding sequences:
- a CDS encoding ANTAR domain-containing protein, coding for MRASPWSEPDGEDEEEVREELARLRAEVRQLRTRMDGRPLIAEAQGMLRERYALPDAESAFALLQRASQQYNVKLRILAEAALGAPRPEDRRTLWFPGRIRRAEPALGFGAARDRRGNRGGVLAAVLSQTLAVVGTDMGNVQIADRAEGGLRIERHTGLTADFVDFFAHVGDDGTACAKAARDVSQVTVHDVATDPVFTEDAREAILRAGSRACHSVPLTTSSGLVVGMVSAHLDRPLRGLTRAQTKELSVVGAEAGEWLAWYDRTVVLDALEHLHALGRAHGGGSLSRR
- a CDS encoding HAD family hydrolase, whose translation is MTQTTRPTELGLPKRIRACLFDLDGVITRTAVVHAAAWRRAFDEFLRRRDGDAFRPFDPSADYDRYVDGRPRADGVRTFLASRDIRLPEGTPDDPPDAPTVHGLGNRKNEILLDLIRTDGVEAYDGTLRYVERVRDHGLRTAVVSSSANCRDVLRSIGAEHLFDVRIDGVVAAERGLPGKPRPDTFLAAAHDLGVEPADAAVFEDALAGMDAGRAGHFGQVVGLDRVGQADALRAHGADVVVADLTELGEWA